The sequence cgcatacctatacatacatacatacgtatacctatacatacatacgtatacctatacatacatacgtatacctatacatacatacgtatacctatacatacatacgtataccTATGCATACACACGTATAcctatacatacatacgcatacctatatatacatacgcatacctatatatacacacgtatacctatacatacatgtaatCCTGTTCCCGTGTGGTACATcatgttaatattaaatcGTATGTTTATGTACCCGTCcacgtatacatatgtgcaaacaaacaaacatcGAAGCATtgagtatattttataaaaagggCATTCGGTATAAAATGGAAGCATACAAATACTGCTTATCTGTCATTTCGGATATGTTGTGTGTTTAAAGCAAGAGTATTAATGCATACGTCtacttttcttcttttcattCCCATtacctttttatatatcgtttaaaagaaaataaaacagctaaaaaatatattaatcaaaaaataaattaattaaaaaataaattaattaaaaaataaattaattaaaaaataaattaattagaaaaataaattaattaaaaaataaattaattaaaaatacaaaataaataacaaaaaaaaaaaaaaaaaaaaagacgtGAATAATGTATGCTCTTGAATTGTTTCCATAACACCATAGGAGATAATAAAGTTCCAAAGAACTTTAACTGTACCGCAGTTGgattgtttaaaaaaagaaaaaaaaaaaaaaaaaattatcacaaatacattaattaatattgcacatttttacaaatgtAATAGTGTTATATTTCAGAACCAGGCGCAACATCATTTTTACTTTCCCTTATTGTATAAGTAAACAAAGAGAGGAAACGAAAAAGAAGAGAACAACGAATAGACGGAAATAACCTGGAAAGCTACACACAAAAACGGAAATAACCTGGAAAGCTACACACAAAAACGGAAATAACTCGGACAGCTGCACACAAAGACGGAACAACATGTACTCCTTTTTTGGGGAAGATActaaagaagaagaaaagcTGCTGcaaacaattttaaaaagtaaggATGACGAATTACCTGACATTGTCAAAGAAATTACAACCTCCCATTTAGTCCAACGTTTgaagaaaaaggaagaggGAAGTGTTAAGAGTGAAAGCACTGATATATTTCCTATTAAAAACGAAAATAGTAGTGTTACTAATAGTGAAATGGAGGTGATAacaaataagaataagaTTAAGAAAAAGGATTATGGGATGGGGCAGGATCACAGGAAAGACGACCCCCACACATCTGACGAATTATTGAACGTCTATTTGAACACTAACATTTTTTCGTTTCACATAAAGAGAAATGGCAAAATTAATGCGGATGTTTTCTTTCTGCCATATAAGAGTAAAGATAATAAAGATATGATTACTGAGTATACGTATAATTATGACTATTACGATATTTAtccaaaaaatattgaaatgaCGAATAAGTGCTTTCATGCTAATAAGCGTAAATTAGAACAAAGCGACGAATTGTTACctgcaaataaaaaagtgaGAGTAAAGCAAGAGGTAGTTGAAGGTGAGGAGGGGAAAGAAGAGCGCCATGAAACTGACGATATGCTTAAtagttcaaaaaaaaataatgaacatgaaaatacaaattttcaaaaatttttggTACACTTCAGGGGGAGATTATTTATTGGCAATAATGTTAAGTACGCCTTTTTTAAGACAAAAACGTATTTAGCTACAATACAGAATTGGGAAGCGGCGAAACGGGAGGGTGAAGTAGTAGAACGGGAGGACGAAGAAGGGGAACTGTTGTATGCTAATAAGAAGATACAGACTTATAACTTAATTAATGATGCCACATACTGGAAGCAGGATGAATATCCTGATATATCGGatcaaaatattcaaaaacttctcttttttctgaTTGTACCACCTCTAAAGAGTTATAGTGAAGGAGAACAAACGGATCATGATGTCGTTTTTTAGTTacatataatgataaaaataaacatgggaaaaaaaaaaaaaaaattaaatagaaaaaaaaaaaaggcaaaaaaattaaaaaaaaaaaaaaaaagaggaaaaaaaaaaaaaaaaaaaaaaaaaaaaaaaaaaaaaaaaaaataaaaaaaaaaatgaaaaataaacatatgaaaaaatattaccattttttcatttcatttgaGAAAAGTTCAAATTAAGAAAGCGAAGAGATATGCGGAACAAAAGGCGTAAGacatgtaaaaaatttgtgGAGTATAacatatagtaaaatattactatacATGGAATGTAATTACGATGGAATGGCTAAAAATGCAGCATCAAGGGATAGGAGCAAAAAGCAGCCACCACTGTTGACATAGGTGTTTGCGCTATTTTAGAATTAGTATATacgtttttattattattattttttttttttttcccattttttaatgctgataaaatgataattcttttttttgttgtgataaaatgataattctttattttgttgtgataaaatgataattctttattttgttgtgataaaatgataattctttattttttcgtctATTCAAATTTGAAtgcaatttttatatagtgATAACGTTTTCAGtgatatgtaaatatttttatttataattttgttctGAATATCCGTATCTAGGTTACCAAACGGGCTAGTTGAACTACCATTCCTACTGTTATCACTATTGCTACTTTTGCTAATACTTTGCTTCCATTTTTTGGGGTATCCTGCATGAGCAGCACTAGCACCATGATCATAAGGGATCCATTCAGACGAGTGAAGCATTTCCTCATTGACATGAATGATGTGATGTAGATGAACCGCTAGTACGTGcgaatatatattcatctgACTAAGactatttattaaaattagaaCATCCTTCATCTTTTGGGCATCGTGTATGATTTTACCCTTTAACATTTCCTCCGATTTGTTTACTATCATTTTTGTTATCTtgtcatttttaattttatttctggCTAAGATATAAGATGATAAAGATATATCATGCAAATTAGCTGtatgaattaatttttttagataaatttgaaacaaataaaatatgtctTCATTGATAATTTCCAGTTTGGTGTaatagtataaaatattacacaggatagatatattcatttttctcaTGTTTAAGATAACCTTTCCGTTTATCTCTTTCATTAAATGCGAGTTGCTAATGTAATCAATGTTCTTTGTATCGTTATCACACTTATGTGTACCATTTTCATAGTTATATGCACCGTTATCACAGTTATGTGTACCATTTTCATAGTTATATGCACCGTTATCACAGTTATGTGTACCATTTTCATAGTTATATGCACCGTTATCATAGTTATGTGTACTATTTTCATAGTTATATGCACCGTTATCATAGTTATTTGCACTGCTATCAGTGCTACCACTGATATCCTGATTACTAACGTTATATTTACGAACATTACTCCTGTTATTGCGCAAATACACTATGCTGCTAAGTATAAAACTCAGCTGCTGCTCATCACAAGAGTGAACCTTTTTTCCAATTTCTGTAAATACGTTAGACACATATGTGGGATCTGTTTGTATGTTCAATTTTATGTACGCGTTAATAATTAATGACAAATGTCGAATAGTTgcaaaatgaatttttttatttatttcttcactaattatttttaaaaattcatatgGTACTTTAAAAGGAATTCTACAACATGCATTAACTATTAATGACAAGGATTGTGTATTCATCTTTTCAATGTTTTTAgttatttgtattaataacataagaaaataattttttaataactcTCTACAATTTTGTCTATTAATCAAGtcatttttatcatcctCTTCTTTTACACTGATAGTCTGTTTTACTCTTTCATTACTCTTGTTCTTGCTAATATCCTTGCAACTAACTTTCccttcttcatatttttcgtTTCCCTCATTACGTTCGTCGTACTTTTCTGCTATATCtgtaaaaattgttttatggTTACGTTGTAATTTTTCACTATTACTTGTATATGATGATGCCCATTTACTCTTATCATCTTGCCACGCGCATCTTTCAACCAGCTTACTTTcgttatatacatacttgtTCATAACATCGTCTATTTctatttcatcatttttctctttttctttgttaTCATTCACATTTAGAGagcttattttatttgaatacaTTTCTATAGGTTCATTGTCACCCATTCCTCTTTTGTACGTTCCCCCACAAATACTCTTATCATCCGAATGGACTTCACTATATTTTACAAACTGATCGTTACCTCCACCATTTTGTTTCTCTTCTTCGTGCGTTATGGTAATTATATTGCTGCCCCCCTTTCGttcaaagaaaaaagaggGAGTCTCCTCAATCCCCTCCTCAATCCCCTCCTCAATCCCCTCCTGCGTATACTGCTGCGTACGCTGCTGTATATGCTGCTCTGTACGCTTCTGGGTATGCTGATGCGTATACTGCTTCTTATCCTTCTGCCTATTCGGCCTCTCCCTTGTTTTATGAATCTCATCATTGCTCTCCTTTTCCTctatacaaatttttttcaactcgtcattttgatttattaaaaattcgGGGGACGGTTTGATAACTTGACAAAAGGAGTTTAGCAGCATAGCTAACCCTTGGGGAGTACAATTGtttttatacttattaaaattttttaaaaaaaaaattaataattccaTAGACAATTCGCGTAATGACTGATCATTACTATGTCTGGTATAAGCATTTAGAGTTATAATAACTGGAAACGAATTGtccttaatttttaattgtacAATATGATTGAATATTAATACGAATagttttttatcaaaatagtttaaattatttagtgCATGACTTATGTGTGCACATGCTAAAAGATCAATCtgatgtatttttttattttttatcaattctgtaaatttataaattattttaacatcTCTATATTTTACCTtagcatatgcatataatattcttcctatttcttttatatcaAAACTAGCACAAATTTTGTTTGCCCTTTCACTTAATTTTTCCCATGTTATCTTATCATATGGACCTTCATTCGAAACCCTCTCAAACGTTTTGGTAATTCTGCTATGACTCATCCATGGAATACCAGCTAATGTATCGTAGGAAACATTTCTCCTGTTTAGTAAGTACGCAAAAAGATTGCTCTGTTGTCTCTTCTTAAACAATTTTATGCTTAAgctgtatttatatattgtcATAGCTAGATCTACAAAACGCTTTTTTTCGATAGAACCACCCGTGCTATTAATCAAAACACAGGTAacaaagtaaaagaaaacgagaaaaaaataagaaacatgcagagaataaaattaaagatactttaataaatatgttccTAAAACTTTGACATACTATGTGAAACatcaaaaaaaagtaaagaacagcttcttcttattataaaataatccGTTTTGTGCTACCTTACTGCACTTACAAAATAACACACCAAACgctaaaattttctttttcgcAGGAACACgcaataattaaaattttttttttttttttcctatagCGATAATGATGTAACAAcgattttttattcatattactTACCTTTACTattttgaataaatgaagaaaaaaaaaaattatcataattataacaGCAGAAATGCATAAAAACTTGCTTTTTTTGCCATTGCAAGACTTAAGATTTATTTAAACGCATGCTGATTTAATGCCATCTGTagcttttattatttcgCACATATACAGGTGTTTAAGAGCTTAAAAAGTTGGAACATTGGAATGAAAAcatagatagatagatagatagatagatagatacatagatacatacatacatatatttgtgcatatacatatgtatgcataaaaatatgtacataagtaCGTGCATGTGGGACTAAATGCGCACGAATTAAGAACAAAACCACCAAAATTTCCAATCTGGCATTGTACTTTTAGAGCTACGCAATATCCAGAAGaagaatatacatatacataatgtatggggaaaatatatattaatccatttacataaatataccgAAATAGAAAAGGTTAAATTTGTTCGTTCGtatgtatttacattttctcATTATTGAATATATGCAGTACTTTTAAATAACATCAAAGCAACACTAAAATTGAAAGGGTACACTCAAACAaaaatacacatacatacacacgcACAGACATACAGTCTCATAttcattcataaataaatataaatatgtacatatatacatatatatatgcacgtatgcatatatacactaATAAAATCATACAGTACTTCATTACGTTTTCATAACACTAAAGTAATACATCATAAAACTCgtataattcaaaataaatactaTCACCCAAGAATACATATTAGGTTTTGTgttaaacttaaaaaattaacagaaaataataaaaaagggaacattcaaaaaataaaaaaattaaaagtacgGGTAAAAGTATGCATAAAAGTATGCGTAAAAGTATGCACAAAAGTATGAACAAAAGTATGCACAAAAGTATGCATAAAGGTATGCGTAAAAGTATGCGTAAACGTGGGCGTAATCATATGCGTAAGTGTAAagatcaaaaaattattttttacatacgAACCAATGGAAACACACACTCCAATAACACCCGCATTcgtaaatttaattaatccATGTTTTACGTAGACACAGACAGTTCTTCCCCTAAACGCTGTAATTcacacatgcatatattaataatcaAAATGTATAGGTGAATACGTtggttcttttttttttttttttttttttatattacttttaaacgaaaaaatatatttaccacTCTGGTGCACGGGCTAGTATACATCTACATGAGTTTATACGTGTATGCATAAATACGGATACGCGAATATGTACGCGCAAATGcatgcaaaataaaaaaaaagaaaaaacaaatttaaataaaacaaattgcTGTGTTCATTTACAGTTCGTATCCTCTGTTCTACAGCCTTCCATAAATAAGTAGTATGTACGCGTAAATGTGCACCTTATGTTGCTGGTTAGGTCCTCCCCTCGTACATGTaaaatgtatgtgtatgtatatgcgcaTGTCCATATGTATGAACGTGCACATACCCGAGCGCATCGATGTGTATAAGTGGGTCGAAAATAAGTTAATCCATTGTGCACAAGTTCCACTACGAGTATTCTTTTATAGGGTAAATGAGGAATATGCTcgttatattaattatttttaatcaCCCTTCTAATCAGTTCATTCTCGTTGTCTGATTTTCCCAGTCGTAGTAATCCTCAATACTACCAATGTAGGGCATGTTGGATAAAATATCGTTCGGTTTGTAAGCTAACACAAGCATGCCACATAACTGaacaaaaacattttttaaatagtctGCTGATACTCCAAAACGACATGTATCCTTTAAAATGTTTGCATAACATTCAACATATCTAAgcatttcaaaatattcatactgttcttcaaataaaattctgttataataatttgatGCGTTTCCTTCAAATTGTATAGGTCCTGGATTACAAAAGCGATCTTCCATTTGCCATTTTTGCAAAGCTACTTTCAAGCTTCTATAAGCTTTCCCGTTTAGATCTACAGGAGCACTAGGTATAACTGGTAAATCTCCCTTTGAtgcatttttcaaatatttacttCCTTGCCCTCTTggtaatattttcattaatgaaataaatggAATTGCAAATAATTTCCAATCTTTTACATTACCACATAAACCTCTTATCGAAACGATATATCCTGTTAACCCACTTTCTATAACTATAGAAGCTGCATGACCATAGCAATATGCCAATTTACAATCAAACTCAGATGGTAAAGAAGAACGACCTTGATAACCAAAAAAATGAGTAAGACCCATAAAAACACCATGATATTTACCTTTTTGTTTCCTTTGATGTAATTCTTCCTTAACCATTTGTAGTAATAATTGTTCTGtttctaatttttcaaaaCGCATAGATCTTAAATCAACAtgtaataattcttttataataaattgtgggaatgtttttattaaagctAAACTCCATGGTGTTAATTTTGATACCCACACAGATGGTTTTCCATCTTGTTCATTTGACAAATTTACCAACTCATTTCTTGCTTGTACTAATTGTCTTTTTTCAGAAgcttcatttaatatatcacTAATTTcggataataaaattttcatatgcGGTAAATGCATAAGTAGAGCATCCGGAATTAACACAGtaccataattttttcctatttctGCTCTTGCACAAACTACATCTGCAATGTCTTGAACTACTCTCCACAATGTCTTATCAGCAGCTCCATATTCTTCAgatattataacaaaatttgGATGAGTTTGTAAAGCACATTCTAATACTTCATGTGATGGTGATCTACCCATTAAACGAATAAAATGCCAATATTTCGGCATACTCACTGCATCTGTTAATACATTTCCTATTAGTGATGCGTACACCTTAGTACTACTATCAAAACCAACACATGTTTCTATTAATTCATGAATCAAATTATTAGAACCTGTTAATGGAATACCAACAACAGATGtccttattttcttttctaaaaaatattctgatAATAAAGCTGCCTCTGTTATAGTCACATTAGAACCTGGCATAACTAATCCATTTAATTGTAATTTCGTTACTGTTTCACATACTTTATTTCTGTTTTCTTTATCGAATAAAGAATGTTCAGGAGAATTTCCTGTCAATTCTAACCCTCCTTGATTTAGATGTTTTGCTATATTATCATCatctattattaaatatttattatttaataaaccaTATAAACCGTAAAATGCAAAACATACACCTTTCAATAATTTCAAACGTTTGTAAAGACCACATAACACATTCATTGCACCAGGTGCTTGTCTAGATAAAAATACTATTCCTATCTTTATTTCAAATGATATTGGAGTTGCATACTTATCATGAAAAATTTCTTGTatttgaaatttattttcatatgaCATATGAGGATAGTTGgataaaatttgtttttgtgTATATGGATCACttgatatatattgtttaccTGCTCTAACTTTTGCCTTTAAATCTGAACACAATTCTGGTAATTCCAATTTGTTGTACAGTCTTGATGTTTGCAACTCGGACATGCAACCTAATGATTTGTAACTCGAAATGTACAATTCATACGATTCTCTCTTCATACTGCTCGAGCGAAATGCTCCTTCGTTAATACTACCACTTCgattattattaccactaCTACCACTTCgattattattaccactaCTACCACTTCTATTcatatcattaatatttccCCCCATTTTGTGATATTCCTCCCCTTCTTCCTTCTTTTCCATATCACCCATGCTTACGTTACCATCATAGGCACCACTACTGATATCGTCACCTGAGCCACTACCTCttctattttcattattactgttattgcTATCCTTCTTTTGAATACCTATCCCTACATCTGCACTAGAAACAACTGCACAGGTATTATCTGTACTCCCACCTATAGCAATATTTCCATCTCCATACAACAGATTGacactattattattgttacctTTATTGGTTAAATCAATAATTAACTGTAAATCGTCTGAATTCTGGCATAGCAATAAATCTTTGGTTGGTATCTTAACCGTATAACAACGTGAATTACTCAAATGTCCATTAAATTGAATAGGACCTGGTGATCTATATAAATCATAAAGAGACCATAAATTTCTAACCTCTTTTAACACATTAAATAATGGACTATTTAGATCCACTAAATATCTCTTAACTGCTGGGAATTCTTTCCCTGTGTTATCTTTATTCACATGCATAATTCTTAAAAAGGGAATAGCAGCAGGTATCCAATTGTCATAAGAATCTTctaaattttgtattatgGACATATATCCTGTTTTTTTATGATCAATTAATAATGATGCATTGTATCCTAAAGCATAACAATAATTACAATCAAAATTGGATGGTATAGCACATCTACCTTCATATCCTAAATAATGAGCCATAAATTGTATATTCATGTTTTTGTCATTCAGTTTAGCTAATTCTGATTCTACTAGTACAATTATCAATCTTTCAGTTGCAATTTTTCCTACTTGAATATAACCAGTGGATTCTCTATCCATCAATAATTGATCTCTAATAATTGTAGGTAAAAATTCCCACACTTCTTTCGAACTTTTTAACTTAGAAGCATCAAATGGAccttcttttaatataacatttagCTCTCCTATTAATACTTTCATTTCAGGTACAAATTCTATTAATCCTTCTGGTATTAAAATAActccataatttttattcaaagatcttctttttataattatactaaCAATATTCTTTACAATATCTTTAAGtgataatttttcattttctacCTCTTCCCCTATTAAAACGATATTTGGTCTCGTCTGTAATGCACATTCTAAGACAACGTGTGATGCGGATCTACCCATTACTCTAATTACATGATATACATTATGTCCAGTTTTTACATCTGTACATAAATTTCCTATTACATCTGAATATGTCTTTGTTGCTGTATCAAAACCAAAACTAATTTCAATAGCTTCACTTTTCAAATCACCATCAATTGTTTTTGGTACTCCTATAATCGATATAGGTACTTTCCTTTCACTGAAATATTCTGCTATTAAAG comes from Plasmodium malariae genome assembly, chromosome: 7 and encodes:
- the PmUG01_07026700 gene encoding ribonuclease H2 subunit C, putative; this encodes MYSFFGEDTKEEEKLLQTILKSKDDELPDIVKEITTSHLVQRLKKKEEGSVKSESTDIFPIKNENSSVTNSEMEVITNKNKIKKKDYGMGQDHRKDDPHTSDELLNVYLNTNIFSFHIKRNGKINADVFFLPYKSKDNKDMITEYTYNYDYYDIYPKNIEMTNKCFHANKRKLEQSDELLPANKKVRVKQEVVEGEEGKEERHETDDMLNSSKKNNEHENTNFQKFLVHFRGRLFIGNNVKYAFFKTKTYLATIQNWEAAKREGEVVEREDEEGELLYANKKIQTYNLINDATYWKQDEYPDISDQNIQKLLFFLIVPPLKSYSEGEQTDHDVVF
- the PmUG01_07026800 gene encoding conserved Plasmodium protein, unknown function produces the protein MTIYKYSLSIKLFKKRQQSNLFAYLLNRRNVSYDTLAGIPWMSHSRITKTFERVSNEGPYDKITWEKLSERANKICASFDIKEIGRILYAYAKVKYRDVKIIYKFTELIKNKKIHQIDLLACAHISHALNNLNYFDKKLFVLIFNHIVQLKIKDNSFPVIITLNAYTRHSNDQSLRELSMELLIFFLKNFNKYKNNCTPQGLAMLLNSFCQVIKPSPEFLINQNDELKKICIEEKESNDEIHKTRERPNRQKDKKQYTHQHTQKRTEQHIQQRTQQYTQEGIEEGIEEGIEETPSFFFERKGGSNIITITHEEEKQNGGGNDQFVKYSEVHSDDKSICGGTYKRGMGDNEPIEMYSNKISSLNVNDNKEKEKNDEIEIDDVMNKYVYNESKLVERCAWQDDKSKWASSYTSNSEKLQRNHKTIFTDIAEKYDERNEGNEKYEEGKVSCKDISKNKSNERVKQTISVKEEDDKNDLINRQNCRELLKNYFLMLLIQITKNIEKMNTQSLSLIVNACCRIPFKVPYEFLKIISEEINKKIHFATIRHLSLIINAYIKLNIQTDPTYVSNVFTEIGKKVHSCDEQQLSFILSSIVYLRNNRSNVRKYNVSNQDISGSTDSSANNYDNGAYNYENSTHNYDNGAYNYENGTHNCDNGAYNYENGTHNCDNGAYNYENGTHKCDNDTKNIDYISNSHLMKEINGKVILNMRKMNISILCNILYYYTKLEIINEDIFYLFQIYLKKLIHTANLHDISLSSYILARNKIKNDKITKMIVNKSEEMLKGKIIHDAQKMKDVLILINSLSQMNIYSHVLAVHLHHIIHVNEEMLHSSEWIPYDHGASAAHAGYPKKWKQSISKSSNSDNSRNGSSTSPFGNLDTDIQNKIINKNIYISLKTLSLYKNCIQI
- the PFK9 gene encoding 6-phosphofructokinase, putative; the protein is MKVDTDESKNPSSDCLVKTMSVILRDNECEYNLEENEAQRNSEKDPLDKQDNEMINCLMQKLTSKKFLDDKETKSSFYLVDNENMKIKKLKEHGHSASLNDDLSPLQYERIKYQPKLPKALSCEYQILEEIHGDDFINKKDYEDIKRFLKNLHNMPMINVKETNNYELFKGGNVLKIGIILSGGPAPGGHNVISGIYDYAKRYNEQSQVIGFLGGIDGLYSKNYVTITDPMMDRFRNLGGFNMLWSGRGKVKNKDDLIAIENIVLKLKLNGLVIIGGDGSNSNAALIAEYFSERKVPISIIGVPKTIDGDLKSEAIEISFGFDTATKTYSDVIGNLCTDVKTGHNVYHVIRVMGRSASHVVLECALQTRPNIVLIGEEVENEKLSLKDIVKNIVSIIIKRRSLNKNYGVILIPEGLIEFVPEMKVLIGELNVILKEGPFDASKLKSSKEVWEFLPTIIRDQLLMDRESTGYIQVGKIATERLIIVLVESELAKLNDKNMNIQFMAHYLGYEGRCAIPSNFDCNYCYALGYNASLLIDHKKTGYMSIIQNLEDSYDNWIPAAIPFLRIMHVNKDNTGKEFPAVKRYLVDLNSPLFNVLKEVRNLWSLYDLYRSPGPIQFNGHLSNSRCYTVKIPTKDLLLCQNSDDLQLIIDLTNKGNNNNSVNLLYGDGNIAIGGSTDNTCAVVSSADVGIGIQKKDSNNSNNENRRGSGSGDDISSGAYDGNVSMGDMEKKEEGEEYHKMGGNINDMNRSGSSGNNNRSGSSGNNNRSGSINEGAFRSSSMKRESYELYISSYKSLGCMSELQTSRLYNKLELPELCSDLKAKVRAGKQYISSDPYTQKQILSNYPHMSYENKFQIQEIFHDKYATPISFEIKIGIVFLSRQAPGAMNVLCGLYKRLKLLKGVCFAFYGLYGLLNNKYLIIDDDNIAKHLNQGGLELTGNSPEHSLFDKENRNKVCETVTKLQLNGLVMPGSNVTITEAALLSEYFLEKKIRTSVVGIPLTGSNNLIHELIETCVGFDSSTKVYASLIGNVLTDAVSMPKYWHFIRLMGRSPSHEVLECALQTHPNFVIISEEYGAADKTLWRVVQDIADVVCARAEIGKNYGTVLIPDALLMHLPHMKILLSEISDILNEASEKRQLVQARNELVNLSNEQDGKPSVWVSKLTPWSLALIKTFPQFIIKELLHVDLRSMRFEKLETEQLLLQMVKEELHQRKQKGKYHGVFMGLTHFFGYQGRSSLPSEFDCKLAYCYGHAASIVIESGLTGYIVSIRGLCGNVKDWKLFAIPFISLMKILPRGQGSKYLKNASKGDLPVIPSAPVDLNGKAYRSLKVALQKWQMEDRFCNPGPIQFEGNASNYYNRILFEEQYEYFEMLRYVECYANILKDTCRFGVSADYLKNVFVQLCGMLVLAYKPNDILSNMPYIGSIEDYYDWENQTTRMN